Proteins from a genomic interval of Heteronotia binoei isolate CCM8104 ecotype False Entrance Well chromosome 5, APGP_CSIRO_Hbin_v1, whole genome shotgun sequence:
- the LOC132572542 gene encoding histone H1.10: MSVELEEADLPLTEAEEAPLAPEKKGASKRAKAGGSSLSPSKKRKNNKKKNQPGKYSQLVVETIRKLGERNGSSLAKIYNEAKKVAWFDQQNGRTYLKYSIKALVQNDTLLQVKGTGANGSFKLNKKKLEGGGEGGAGGTSHAKSLKKAAVAAASTSRRAEKKPVVKSKKPEKKSHKKGAAGGSAKKDKVKAAKKAAKKSAASPSAKKVKKSAKPKPLKSRK, translated from the coding sequence ATGTCGGTTGAACTAGAAGAGGCCGATCTGCCCCTGACTGAGGCTGAAGAGGCGCCTCTGGCTCCCGAGAAGAAAGGGGCGTCCAAGAGAGCCAAGGCGGGCGGCtcgtctctctctccctccaagaagaggaagaacaacaAGAAAAAGAACCAGCCGGGCAAGTACAGCCAGCTGGTGGTGGAGACGATCCGCAAGCTGGGCGAGCGCAATGGCTCCTCGCTGGCCAAGATCTACAACGAAGCCAAGAAAGTGGCCTGGTTCGACCAGCAGAACGGGCGCACCTACCTCAAGTACTCCATCAAGGCGCTGGTGCAGAACGACACCCTGCTGCAGGTGAAAGGCACTGGCGCCAACGGCTCCTTCAAGCTCAACAAGAAGAAGCTGGAGGGGGGCGGCGAAGGGGGCGCCGGCGGCACCTCCCACGCCAAGAGCCTCAAGAAGGCGGCGGTGGCTGCGGCGTCCACCTCCCGCAGGGCCGAGAAGAAGCCAGTCGTCAAGAGCAAGAAGCCGGAGAAGAAGTCGCACAAGAAAGGCGCCGCCGGCGGCTCGGCTAAAAAGGACAAGGTGAAAGCGGCCAAGAAGGCTGCCAAGAAGAGCGCCGCCTCCCCCAGCGCCAAGAAGGTGAAGAAGTCCGCGAAGCCCAAACCGCTCAAGAGCAGGAAATGA